GAGACCGCGTCCAACCGCCTCGGCGCCGTGTTCGAGGTCACCGACCGCGCCTGGATGGCGGATACCATCCCGGGGGATGACCACCTGTCTCCGGACGGCCGGGTCATGGAGATCCTGAGCGAGCACACCTGCCAGGGCTGGCTGGAAGGATACCTGCTCACCGGGCGGCACGGCATCTTCTCCACCTACGAGGCGTTCGTGCACGTGGTGGATTCCATGTTCAACCAGCACGCCAAGTGGCTCAAGACCACCCGCGGCCACATTCCCTGGCGGCGCCCCATCGCCTCCCTCAACTACCTGCTTTCCTCCCACGTGTGGCGCCAGGACCACAACGGCTTCAGCCACCAGGACCCGGGCTTCATCGACCACGTGGTCAACAAGAAGGCGGACGTCATCCGGGTGTACTTCCCGCCCGACGCCAACACGCTGCTCTCGGTCACGGACCACTGCCTGCGCAGCCGCGACTACGTCAACGTCATCGTCGCGGGCAAGCAGCCCGAGCCCCAGTGGCTGGACATGGACGCGGCGGTCAAGCACTGCAGCGCGGGCATCGGCATCTGGGGATGGGCGAGCACCGACGAGGGCGCCGAGCCGGACGTGGTCATGGCCTGCTGCGGCGACGTCCCCACCATCGAGACCCTGGCGGCGGTGGACCTGTTGCGCGCGCACGTTCCCGACCTGAAGGTCCGGGTGGTGAACGTGGTGGACCTGATGAAGCTGCAGCACGCGGAGGACCACCCCCACGGGCTCGGCGACCGGGAGTTCGACGTACTCTTCACCACCGACCGCCCCGTGATCTTCGCCTATCACGGCTATCCATACCTGATCCATCGCCTCACCTACCGGCGCACCAACCACGGGAACCTTCACGTCCACGGCTACAAGGAGGAAGGCACCACGACCACCCCGTTCGACATGACCGTGCTGAACGAGCTGGACCGCTTCCACCTGGTGGAGGCGGTCGTCGACCGGGTCCCCAGGCTGGGGAACATTGCCGCCTACGCCAAGCAGGCGGTGCGCGACAGGCTCATCGACCACCGGCAGCACATCGCCCGCTACGGCGAGGACCTGCCGGAGATCCGCAACTGGACCTGGTCCCGCTGATGGGAGTGGACCCGGGGAATTCCATACTGTCGCTCAACAGCGGCTCCTCTTCCCTCAAGTTCGCGTTCTACGAGGCGGAACCCGCGGGCGAGAGGCTGCTGGCGTCCGGCGCGGCGGAGCGCATCGGCTTGGCGAAAGGGCTGCTCTGGGTGCGCGGTGCGGAGGGAGGCCGACCCCTCCTCCTGGAGCGGAAGGAGGACTTCTCCGACCATGAGGCGGCGGTGGACGCGGTCTTCGGGGCGGCCGCCCGGTTGCGCCTGCCGGAGCCCGGCGCCGTCGGACACCGGGTGGTGCACGGCGGCGCGGACCACTCGGCTCCCGAACGGGTGGACGGGCGCCTGCTGGCGGACCTGCGCGCCCTCGTCCCCTTGGCGCCGCTGCATCTGCCCGGCGCCGTCGCCGGCATCGAGGCCGTGGCGGCGCGTTTTCCTCATCTTCCGCAGGCGGCGTGCTTCGATACGGCCTTCCACCGCCGTATGCCGGAACTGGCCCAGCGTTTCGCGCTGCCCGACGCCCTGTGGGAGGAGGGCGTGCGCCGCTACGGATTCCACGGCCTGTCCTACGAGTATGTCCTGGACGCACTGGGGGACGCGGCGCGCGGCCGGGTCATCGTCGCCCACCTGGGGAACGGCGCCAGCATGGCGGCGGTGCGCGACGGCGCGCCCGTGGACACCACCATGGGCTTCACCCCGGCCGGCGGCTTGATGATGGGAACGCGCAGCGGCGACCTCGACCCCGGCGTCCTCATCCACCTGGTGCGCGAACGCGGCTGGGGCGCCGACGAGATCGAGCGGCTGGTGACCCGCGAGGCCGGCCTGATGGGCGTTTCCGGCCTGAGCCCCGACATGAAGACCCTGCTGGCGGCGCGCGAGGACCCACGAGCGGCGCTGGCCGTGGACCTCTTCTGCTACCAGGCGCGCAAGCACGCCGGCGCCCTGGCCGCCGTCCTCGACGGCCTGGACACCCTGGTCTTCACCGGCGGCATCGGCGAGCGCGCCGCCCCGGTCCGCCGGCAGATCTGCGAAGGACTAGCCCACCTCGGCATCGAGCTGGACCCCGAACGCAACCAAGCCCACGCCGGAACCATCAGCACCCCACGGAGCCGCTGCACCGCACGCGTCATCCCCACCGACGAGGACCTGATGATCGCCCGGCACACGCGCCGGCTGTTCTTTCCAAGGAGTTCGCGGGCGGGAGAATGAGCGGTTCCTGGAAGGCGAGTTGCCAATTGTCATGATAAATGGAAGTTGAACTTCCAATTATCATGATCATTCGAGGAGCATGCATGGTCACGCCAGCGCTTTGTGGCTCGCACGCCACGGCCAACCTGCAAATCCTGACGAGTGGGTGCTATGCTGCCAGAGTCCCGCTGGCCGAGCGTTTCCTCACGCCGGCGAGCGGGGTCGGGGCCACGCCGGAAACAGGAACCACCCATGGGTAGCCAGGACGTACAACGCGACGAGGACGCCGCCGAGCTGCGCTCGTTCATCACGCACCTGCTGCGCGACGTGCAGGCGCTGGAACGGATGCTCGACGGTGGCATGATCGAGTCCGGGGTGCACCGCATCGGCGCGGAGCAGGAGCTGTTCCTGGTGGACGCGGCGCGGCGCCCGGCCATGCTGGCGCTGGAGTTGCTGGAGCGGGTGGCGGACCCCCATTACACCACGGAACTGGGGCTCTTCAACCTGGAGATCAACCTTGATCCGCTGCCGTTCGGCGGCGACTGCCTGAGCCGGCTCGAGGGGCAGCTCCAGGCCGCGCTGGGACGGCTCAGGGAGGCGGCGCACGAGCACGGCGCCGAGGTGATGCTGGTGGGCATCCTGCCGACCCTGCGCAAGTCCGACCTGGCCATGGCGCACATGACCCCGCGGCCGCGCTACCGGGCGCTCAACGCGGTGCTCACCCAGCTTCGCGGCGGCGACTACGAGTTCCGCCTCAAGGGCGCGGATGAGTTGAGCATCCGGCACGACTCGGTGATGCTGGAATCGGGCTGCACGAGCTTCCAGGTGCACTACCAAGTGGAGCCGGCGGAGTTCGCGCAGTGCTACAACCTGGCGCAACTCGTCACCGCTCCGCTGCTGGCGGCGGCGGCCAACTCGCCGCTGCTGTTCGGGCGCCGGCTGTGGCGCGAGACGCGCATTCCGCTGTTCCAGCAGTCCATCGACACGCGCCGCGCGGGCCATCACATGCGCGAGCGCGCCGCCCGCGTGAGCTTCGGCCAGAAGTGGGTGCGGGAGTCCATCCTGGAGCTGATCCAGGAGGACTTGGCGCGCTTCCGGGTGCTGCTGGGGGCGTCCCTGGACGAGGACTCCCTCGATGTGCTGGCGCGGGGCGGACTGCCGACGCTGCCGGCCCTGCGCACCCATACCGGGACCGTCTACCGCTGGAACCGCGCGTGCTTCGGCACCGGCGAGGGCCAGGCGCACATCCGCATCGAGAACCGGGTGCTGCCCTCGGGTCCCACGGTCCTGGACGAGGTGGCCAACGCCGCTTTCTTCCTGGGCATGCTCCGGGGCGGCCAGGAGGCCTACGGGAACGTGTCGGAGACCATGCCCTTCCACGACGCCGAGGCCAACTTCCTGGCGGCGGCGCAGCGCGGGTTGAGCGCCCAGTTCACTTGGGTGGACGGCACCACGGCGCCCGCCGACGACCTCATCCGCCGGGAGCTGCTGCCGCTGGCGTGGCGGGGGCTGCGCGGCGCCGGCCTCGACTCGGCGGACGTGGACCGTTACCTGGGAGTCATCGAGCAGCGGGTGGCGTCGCGCCGGAACGGCGCCTCCTGGCTGCTGCGCTCGCTCGCGGACATGCAGGGCGCGGACACGCAGGACGCGCTCCTGAGCGCCCTCACGGCGGCGACCGCCACGCGGCAATGGGAGGGAACGCCGGTGCATGAATGGCCGTTGGCGAAGATCGAGGAGGGCCGCGGCGGCAAGCCCCAGGCCCTGCGCATCGAGGAGTTCATGACGACGGACCTGATCACGGTCCACCCGGACGAACCCATGGACCTGGTGATCCGGCTCATGGACTGGCGGCGCATCCGACACGTGCCCGTTGAGGACGAGGACGGCAAGGTGGCGGGCCTGCTCTCCTGTTTCGAGGCGCTGCGGCAGTGGGCGCCGGCGGCGCCCAGGGAGGGCGGCGAGCCGGTGCCGGTGCGCGAGGTGATGCAGCCGGATCCGGTGACCATCGCGCCCGAGGCCACGGTCTCGGAAGCGGTGGCGCGCATGCGCGAGGCGCAGAGCGATTACCTGCTGGTGGTCAAGGAGGACCGGCTGGTGGGGATCGTCACCGAGAGCGACATCCTCCAGCTCACCGCCCGTCTCCTGGAGCAGCTCGGTGGTGGGGACGCGGATGGCTGATTCCCCGGCCCCCGGGCGTATCTTTCCGCGTCTCCTGGGCAGCTACGGCGGCGACAGCGCGGGACCGCTGGTCATCGGCATCGGCGGCATGCACGGCAACGAGCCCGCCGGCGCGATGGCGCTGCAGCGGGCGCTGGAAATCCTGCGCGCGCGCGGGGTTCCCTTTCGTGGCAGGTTCGTGGGCTTCGCCGGCAACCGCGCCGCCCTGGCCCGGGGCTGCCGCTACGTCGACGAGGACTTCAACCGCGCCTGGTCGCAGGAACGCGTGCACCGGGTGAGGGCGGGCGTGTCATCGACGGACACGACCACCGAGCAGCGCGAGCAGCGCGAGCTGCTGGCATGCCTCGACGACCAGCTTGCACAACGCCGCGGACCGGTGGTGTGCCTCGACCTCCATACGACCTCCGCCGCGGGTACTCCCTTCGTGGTCATCGGCGACACCCTGCTGAACCGCCGTTTCGGCTTCCGGCTGCGCGCCCCGGTGGTGCTCGGGCTGGAGGAGCGGCTGGAGAGCACCATCCTCAACTACCTGGGGGAGGAGGGGCACGTCGCCGTGGGTTTCGAGGGCGGGCAGCACGAGGCGCCCTCGGCCGTGGCCATCCACCTGGCCGCCATCCGCACGGTGCTCGCCACCGCGGGGTGCATACGCGCGGAAGATTTCCCGCTCCCCGGCGACGGCCTCGATGCGTACGAGGAGGAGACGGACGGGTTGCCGCCGGTGGTGGAGGTCCGCCATCACCACGTGATCCGGGACGGCGACGAATTCGTCATGGAACCCGGGTTCACCAACTTCCAGCCGGTGGAGCGCGGCCGGCTCCTGGCCCGCGACCGCCGCGGTCCCATCCGCGCAAGCGAGTCCGGCCAGGTCCTCATGCCGCTCTACCAGGGGCAGGGCACCGACGGGTTCTTCCTGGTAAGGCGGGTGCGGCCGTTCTGGCTACGGGTCGCCAGGTGGCTGCGGCGGCTGCGCATCGAGCGCCTCCTGCCGGCCTTGCCGGGAGTTCGAAGGTACCAGGACACACCCGGGACACTCGTGGTGGACCCGCGAGTCGCGAGGTGGTTCGTGGTGGAGCTGTTCCACCTGCTGGGCTTCCGCAAGCGGCAGTCCCGCGAAGGCAAGCTCATCGTCAGCCGCCGCTGGCACGAGTCGCACGCCTTCGACGAACTGCCGGGTCCGTAGACCCCCGCGACACACCGGCCCCGGGCATGAACCGGCTGTTCCCTGCGTCTCGACTTTTCGCAACGAGGGTCTAAAGATGCGGCGGTGCCGCGCGAAAGATGTATATGGGAATCGAGGACCAGGAAGGAGATTTCATGAAAGCCGCTCCGAGAAGGCATGTCCCGATTAGCGCCGCGTTGGCGCTGGCCGCCGTGGTGCTGATCGTAAGTCCCGGCTTGGCCAAGCCCGTGGCCCTCACCATCGTCCACTTCAACGACCTCGACCGCATGGAGGAGAAGGACGGCCAGGGCGGCATCGCGCGCCTCGCGGCGGTAGTGCGGGCGGAACGGGCGCGCCGTCCCCACGTTCTGGTGACCTTCGCGGGTGACGCGATCTCGCCCTCGCTGATGTCCGGCATCGACAAGGGCGCGCACATGATCGAGCTGCTGAACCGGATCGGTCTGACCGCCATGGCCATCGGCAACCACGAGTACGACTTCGGTCCGGAGGTCGCCAAACAGCGTTTCGCGGAGGCGACGTTCCCCATTCTCGGCGCCAACAACATCGACGCGGACGGCAAGATCGTCAAGGGCGCGCGCGCCTCGCTGATGGTGGACGCGGGAGGCTACAAGGTGGGGATCTTCGGCCTCACGACCCAGGGGACGGCGGTGAAATCGAGTCCGGGCAGCGTGACCTTCGCGCCGGTGGTCGAGGTGGCCCGGGCGCAGGCCAAGGCTCTGCGCTCGGCCGGGGCGCACCTGGTGGTGGCGCTGGCTCATACGGATGTCGCCGAGGACGACGCGTTGCTGCGTCAGGGGGCCGTGGACGTGCTCCTGAGCGGGGACGACCACCGGCTGCGGCTGGACTACGACGGCGACGTGATGTTCGCCGAATCGGGCCAGCAGGCGGACTGGGTCACGGTCATCGACCTCACCCTGGACGAGGTGGAGTCCCGCGG
This Deltaproteobacteria bacterium DNA region includes the following protein-coding sequences:
- a CDS encoding acetate/propionate family kinase, with translation MGVDPGNSILSLNSGSSSLKFAFYEAEPAGERLLASGAAERIGLAKGLLWVRGAEGGRPLLLERKEDFSDHEAAVDAVFGAAARLRLPEPGAVGHRVVHGGADHSAPERVDGRLLADLRALVPLAPLHLPGAVAGIEAVAARFPHLPQAACFDTAFHRRMPELAQRFALPDALWEEGVRRYGFHGLSYEYVLDALGDAARGRVIVAHLGNGASMAAVRDGAPVDTTMGFTPAGGLMMGTRSGDLDPGVLIHLVRERGWGADEIERLVTREAGLMGVSGLSPDMKTLLAAREDPRAALAVDLFCYQARKHAGALAAVLDGLDTLVFTGGIGERAAPVRRQICEGLAHLGIELDPERNQAHAGTISTPRSRCTARVIPTDEDLMIARHTRRLFFPRSSRAGE
- a CDS encoding succinylglutamate desuccinylase/aspartoacylase family protein, encoding MADSPAPGRIFPRLLGSYGGDSAGPLVIGIGGMHGNEPAGAMALQRALEILRARGVPFRGRFVGFAGNRAALARGCRYVDEDFNRAWSQERVHRVRAGVSSTDTTTEQREQRELLACLDDQLAQRRGPVVCLDLHTTSAAGTPFVVIGDTLLNRRFGFRLRAPVVLGLEERLESTILNYLGEEGHVAVGFEGGQHEAPSAVAIHLAAIRTVLATAGCIRAEDFPLPGDGLDAYEEETDGLPPVVEVRHHHVIRDGDEFVMEPGFTNFQPVERGRLLARDRRGPIRASESGQVLMPLYQGQGTDGFFLVRRVRPFWLRVARWLRRLRIERLLPALPGVRRYQDTPGTLVVDPRVARWFVVELFHLLGFRKRQSREGKLIVSRRWHESHAFDELPGP
- a CDS encoding bifunctional UDP-sugar hydrolase/5'-nucleotidase — encoded protein: MKAAPRRHVPISAALALAAVVLIVSPGLAKPVALTIVHFNDLDRMEEKDGQGGIARLAAVVRAERARRPHVLVTFAGDAISPSLMSGIDKGAHMIELLNRIGLTAMAIGNHEYDFGPEVAKQRFAEATFPILGANNIDADGKIVKGARASLMVDAGGYKVGIFGLTTQGTAVKSSPGSVTFAPVVEVARAQAKALRSAGAHLVVALAHTDVAEDDALLRQGAVDVLLSGDDHRLRLDYDGDVMFAESGQQADWVTVIDLTLDEVESRGKKKFVWSPAFRAVHTGRVDPDPVLAKAVQAYRDRLSRELDVEIGSTGTALDSRRAMVRTRETAIGNLVADAMRLAVGAEVALTNGGGIRAGKVYPPGSRLTRGDILSELPFGNKTVLLELTGRELRAALENGFSGIEKRSGRFPQVSGIEVDYDPRRPAGARVVAVRHKGAPLDPDHTYTLATNDFLARGGDGYEVFAGKTLLIEARAGTLMATQVIDYITAREAIAPRVEGRLRVSE
- a CDS encoding glutamate-cysteine ligase family protein; translation: MGSQDVQRDEDAAELRSFITHLLRDVQALERMLDGGMIESGVHRIGAEQELFLVDAARRPAMLALELLERVADPHYTTELGLFNLEINLDPLPFGGDCLSRLEGQLQAALGRLREAAHEHGAEVMLVGILPTLRKSDLAMAHMTPRPRYRALNAVLTQLRGGDYEFRLKGADELSIRHDSVMLESGCTSFQVHYQVEPAEFAQCYNLAQLVTAPLLAAAANSPLLFGRRLWRETRIPLFQQSIDTRRAGHHMRERAARVSFGQKWVRESILELIQEDLARFRVLLGASLDEDSLDVLARGGLPTLPALRTHTGTVYRWNRACFGTGEGQAHIRIENRVLPSGPTVLDEVANAAFFLGMLRGGQEAYGNVSETMPFHDAEANFLAAAQRGLSAQFTWVDGTTAPADDLIRRELLPLAWRGLRGAGLDSADVDRYLGVIEQRVASRRNGASWLLRSLADMQGADTQDALLSALTAATATRQWEGTPVHEWPLAKIEEGRGGKPQALRIEEFMTTDLITVHPDEPMDLVIRLMDWRRIRHVPVEDEDGKVAGLLSCFEALRQWAPAAPREGGEPVPVREVMQPDPVTIAPEATVSEAVARMREAQSDYLLVVKEDRLVGIVTESDILQLTARLLEQLGGGDADG